CTGCGGGCCTCTAAAAACCTCCAGGGACACTTAACGCCCCAAGGGTCCTTGTCAGTTCAGGGGGGGCGAGGGAAGGCCTCCGGGGGGCAAGAGGATGGAGGGGAGCTCCTTTATCCCCGCCCCTCCCCCCGGCCTTGATGTTTAGAAGGGCAGCACCATGGACTCCAGCACCTCAAGGCAGGCCCCCATGAAGAAGGGCAGGTCGTCGGGGCGGCGGCTGGAGACCATGTTGCGGTCCACCACCACCGGTTCGTCCACCCACAAAGCCCCGGCGTGCACCAGGTCGTCCTTTATCCCCGGCGTGGAGGTCATCCTGAAGCCCGCCACCACCTCAGCGGAGGCGCATATCCAGCCCCCGTGGCATATGTGGGCCACCAGCTTCCGGGATGCCATGAACTGCCTGGTGAGGTCCAGCACCTTGGGGATCCGGCGGAGCTTGTCCGGGGCGAAGCCGCCGGGGATTATGAGCCCAAGGAAGTCCCCCTCCTCAAGGTCGTAGAAGGACGCGTCGCTCCTTGCGGGGTACCCGTGCTTCCCCTGATAGGTCTTCCTGCCCTCGGGGCCCGCCAGCACCGGCTCAAAACCCGCCTCCTCCAGCCGGTACTTGGGGTACCACAGCTCCATCTCCTCGTAGAGATCCTCAACGAATATCATGACCTTCC
Above is a window of Thermanaerothrix sp. DNA encoding:
- a CDS encoding type 1 glutamine amidotransferase translates to MDVRDLRKVMIFVEDLYEEMELWYPKYRLEEAGFEPVLAGPEGRKTYQGKHGYPARSDASFYDLEEGDFLGLIIPGGFAPDKLRRIPKVLDLTRQFMASRKLVAHICHGGWICASAEVVAGFRMTSTPGIKDDLVHAGALWVDEPVVVDRNMVSSRRPDDLPFFMGACLEVLESMVLPF